Proteins from a single region of Pseudopedobacter saltans DSM 12145:
- a CDS encoding ribosomal maturation YjgA family protein yields the protein MFKFSRINLAIAILLFLIEVFIALFINDNIIRPYIGDVLVVILLYYMAKSFFDFPPVKTAIAVLLFAYCIETLQYFNIVRLLGLSHSKIANIIIGTHFSWIDILAYTVGTAIILTVENFKRTKNTRMTMN from the coding sequence ATGTTCAAGTTCAGTAGAATAAACCTTGCAATAGCCATTTTGTTATTTTTAATAGAAGTATTTATTGCTCTTTTTATAAATGATAATATCATCAGACCCTATATTGGAGACGTATTGGTAGTCATATTACTCTATTATATGGCAAAAAGCTTTTTCGATTTTCCTCCTGTAAAAACAGCAATTGCTGTGCTTCTATTTGCTTACTGCATAGAAACGCTTCAATATTTCAATATAGTGAGATTATTGGGATTATCGCATTCAAAAATTGCCAATATTATCATCGGCACCCATTTTTCATGGATAGACATATTAGCTTATACAGTAGGAACAGCAATTATCCTAACTGTCGAAAACTTTAAACGGACCAAAAATACCAGGATGACTATGAATTAA
- the creD gene encoding cell envelope integrity protein CreD: MLTENNYSKTAHWFRESMLVKLCFIGFLTLLLLIPSTWVQSLISERQLRQNEVVDEISDKWSGKQLVEGPVLILPYLNTIAEKNDKGIITYKEELQNIYILPEELNINSNVDPETLYRGIFEAVVYNSKINVNGRFSPLELKKSGIKPELILWDKVKVAIGLTDLKGLKNNPSINLAGKSYEVEPDLTDVKLFRNNLIALLDLSADKNTAIPFNFNLDIRGSSELNFLHVGKTTLVKMNGTWGNPSFTGRYLPEERNITESDFKAVWKIPYFNRSYPQQWVEKDASLVTKPNQTYNETDNNDTTFGVKFIVPVDQYQKTMRSAKYAMLIILLTFISLFFTELLNKRKIHLLQYALIGAAMIIYYTLLLSFSEQIGFNIAYLIASLATIVLIVLFLLGLLKSKKPALVFGMILSIFYSFIFVIIQLQDFSLIFGSVGLFIIIATMMYLSTKLNWETKTASEPS, encoded by the coding sequence ATGCTAACAGAAAACAATTATTCAAAAACAGCGCATTGGTTCAGAGAATCAATGCTGGTTAAGCTTTGCTTTATCGGATTCCTTACGCTCCTGCTGCTGATTCCTTCCACCTGGGTGCAAAGTCTTATCAGTGAAAGACAGCTTAGACAAAATGAAGTAGTTGATGAAATATCAGACAAATGGTCGGGTAAACAATTAGTAGAAGGTCCGGTATTAATTTTACCATATTTAAATACAATTGCAGAAAAAAATGATAAAGGCATAATAACGTACAAAGAAGAGTTACAGAATATATACATTCTGCCAGAAGAACTTAACATAAATAGCAATGTAGACCCAGAAACCCTATATCGGGGAATTTTTGAGGCCGTAGTATATAACTCGAAAATAAATGTGAATGGGAGATTTAGTCCATTAGAATTAAAAAAATCTGGTATAAAGCCCGAACTCATTTTATGGGACAAGGTAAAAGTAGCTATTGGACTAACTGATTTAAAAGGTTTAAAAAATAATCCGAGTATAAATCTAGCAGGAAAAAGCTACGAAGTTGAGCCTGACCTCACCGATGTGAAATTATTTCGTAATAATTTAATCGCTCTTTTGGATTTAAGTGCTGATAAGAACACAGCTATTCCGTTTAACTTCAACCTGGACATTCGGGGCAGCAGTGAGCTGAATTTTCTTCATGTCGGGAAAACCACATTAGTTAAAATGAATGGGACCTGGGGAAATCCCAGCTTTACGGGACGTTACCTACCGGAAGAAAGAAATATTACAGAATCTGACTTTAAGGCTGTCTGGAAAATACCTTACTTCAATCGTTCTTATCCGCAGCAATGGGTAGAAAAAGATGCATCATTGGTAACAAAACCCAACCAGACATATAACGAAACCGATAATAATGACACTACTTTCGGAGTGAAATTTATTGTGCCGGTAGATCAATATCAGAAAACCATGAGATCGGCCAAGTACGCTATGCTCATCATTCTTCTCACTTTTATATCTCTGTTTTTCACTGAATTGTTAAACAAAAGAAAAATTCATTTATTACAATATGCTTTAATAGGGGCAGCTATGATCATTTATTATACGTTACTGTTATCTTTTAGTGAGCAAATAGGTTTTAATATTGCTTACTTAATTGCTTCTTTAGCTACTATTGTTCTGATTGTACTTTTCCTCTTGGGTTTGTTAAAAAGCAAAAAGCCAGCTCTGGTATTCGGAATGATACTGTCTATATTCTACAGCTTCATTTTTGTGATTATTCAACTGCAGGACTTTTCCCTGATCTTCGGAAGTGTAGGTTTGTTTATCATCATTGCAACCATGATGTATCTTTCTACAAAACTTAATTGGGAAACTAAAACGGCATCGGAACCTTCTTAA
- a CDS encoding winged helix-turn-helix domain-containing protein, which produces MKISLEQFDKAFENRLRLQVMSVLVANEYYDFNALKELLNATDGNLASHLKALEKEEYIIVTKSFIGRKPNTQYAASAKGREAFKKHLEALENLIKQQKNNI; this is translated from the coding sequence GTGAAGATTTCGTTAGAACAATTTGATAAAGCTTTTGAAAACCGTTTGAGGTTACAGGTTATGAGCGTTCTGGTTGCCAATGAGTATTATGATTTCAATGCTCTGAAAGAACTGCTAAACGCTACAGACGGTAATCTTGCATCCCATCTTAAAGCACTGGAAAAGGAAGAATATATTATTGTTACCAAAAGTTTTATAGGCCGCAAGCCTAACACCCAATATGCGGCATCTGCTAAAGGCAGGGAGGCATTTAAAAAACATCTGGAAGCTTTGGAAAATTTAATCAAACAACAAAAAAACAATATTTAA
- a CDS encoding gluconokinase, which translates to MLYIIAGVSGSGKTTLGKLLAKRLGLSFYDADDFHPHSNIEKMKSGQALTDEDRFPWLLTLHDNLLTWDKQGGAVLACSALKEKYRSILSGYNEVEIKWIFIVADNLLLKQRLESRKNHFFNPILLESQLKVLELPDYGLKIPADLDLEKQLDMII; encoded by the coding sequence ATGCTCTATATCATAGCCGGTGTATCCGGATCGGGGAAGACTACTTTAGGGAAATTGTTAGCAAAGCGTTTAGGCTTGTCTTTTTATGATGCGGATGATTTTCATCCGCATTCTAACATTGAAAAAATGAAAAGTGGGCAGGCATTAACTGATGAGGATCGGTTTCCGTGGCTGCTAACTTTGCATGATAACCTGTTAACATGGGATAAACAGGGGGGAGCAGTTTTAGCCTGCTCTGCATTGAAAGAGAAGTATCGTAGCATTTTAAGCGGATATAATGAAGTCGAGATAAAATGGATCTTTATAGTAGCAGATAACTTATTACTAAAACAGCGTTTGGAAAGCAGAAAGAATCATTTCTTTAATCCAATTTTACTTGAATCGCAATTGAAGGTGCTGGAATTACCGGATTATGGGCTTAAAATACCTGCCGATTTAGATTTGGAGAAACAGTTGGATATGATTATTTGA
- a CDS encoding GtrA family protein gives MLKNLHLFIRSVLIAIIDSFYPLFKRFMPLQTFRYAACGGGNQVLNIFIYFISYNFILKKEIIHLPFIAISPHIAAWLIAFMITTPIGFYLSFAVVFNGSYLKKRIQLFRYFAVVMICILLNYMFMKLFVEHLHWYPTISFIITNVLVTAFSYLSQRNFSFRQKKP, from the coding sequence ATGTTAAAGAACCTCCATCTTTTTATCAGATCTGTACTTATTGCGATAATAGACAGTTTTTATCCGCTGTTCAAACGTTTTATGCCTTTGCAAACCTTTAGATATGCGGCTTGCGGAGGCGGAAATCAGGTTTTGAATATATTCATCTATTTTATTTCGTATAATTTTATACTAAAAAAAGAAATTATCCACTTACCTTTTATAGCTATAAGCCCACATATTGCAGCATGGCTGATAGCATTTATGATTACCACTCCTATCGGTTTTTATTTAAGCTTTGCTGTAGTATTCAATGGTTCCTATTTAAAAAAGAGAATCCAGTTATTCAGGTATTTTGCTGTGGTAATGATCTGTATTTTGTTAAACTACATGTTCATGAAGCTTTTTGTTGAACATTTGCATTGGTATCCAACCATATCTTTTATTATTACAAATGTATTGGTTACAGCTTTCAGCTATCTAAGCCAAAGGAATTTTTCTTTTAGACAGAAAAAACCATAG
- a CDS encoding amidohydrolase family protein — MNTFFRIILFVLISSGLHAQWNIEKPSGPTKTTNFSTNEGTWMNLDVSPDGKFIVFDLLGDIYKMPVTGGDAELLAGGLAWEVQPRFSPDGKLISYTSDKDGADNIWIMNADGSGKRAITKENINLLNNAVWTPDGQYLVARKNFLGRRTNAAGELWMYHVSGGFEGTQLTQRKRGQRNLGEPFVSKSGKELYYSEDISPAYLQYNKDPNGEIYQIKRLILEDETVENVAGGTGGAVRPQVSPNGKYLAYVKRNKLKTNLMIQDLETGEEFILYDDLSRDLQESKASYGLYPNFNWLPDNKTVIFYAKGKINKIDILYQMVQEIPFKVNVKQTISEALHYDQKVFNEEFDAKMIRQLVTSPDLKKVAFSAGGYIYVKNLPDGKPERLTTETDWEFDPCFSPDGNFIIYTSWNDELKGSIMKIDLSSKKIDKLTPRGGFYYTPKFSNKGDLIVYRKGVGNDLLGFTFSKNPGIYTISANGGEPKLILKEGLKPQFNKSDNRIFYTAKEDGKNALKSCDLSGNNIRTHYTTKLGTEFILSPDNRWLAFSELFDIYLTPFIATANGTELASNTKSFPVKKVSGDVGNYIHWNKESKALHWTLGSRYYTKEIKDALAFSNDTKDKSDTLGLEIALTLKTDVPQHKIAFKGATIITMKDNEIIPNGTILIDQNKIVAIGKDNEVNIPDDAIVYPAYGKTIIPGFIDVHAHLKTSPDGIIPQQNWAYYANLAYGITTAHDPSTNMEMASSQAEMIKAGRLVGPRLFAAGSITGDKDTEIKTGFQNLAEIKSHLKRMQAIGTFTLKSSGLYRRDQRQQLVQAAREQKMMIIPEGEYDFFTSMNMIADGHSSIEHNIPVLPVYKDVSQFWNASKTSYTPTLIIANGSQFGENYWYDRINVWENQKLLNFIPRHLVDSKSRRRTTSEYGDYGHIDISRVVNQIANGGTKVNLGSNGRLQGLGAHWELWMLGQGGMKPHDILKVATINGAEYLGMDRELGSLEKGKLADLIVLNRDPLQDIRNTESIKYVMVNGRLYDAESMNELGQDIKPINKFWWQFNNSENYMDFSKNAETWTFSVPDCE; from the coding sequence ATGAATACTTTTTTTAGAATTATACTTTTTGTGCTGATAAGTTCCGGTTTACATGCACAATGGAATATAGAAAAGCCCTCTGGTCCTACCAAAACAACAAATTTCAGCACCAATGAAGGTACATGGATGAATTTGGATGTAAGTCCTGACGGAAAATTCATCGTATTTGATTTATTGGGTGATATTTACAAAATGCCTGTAACTGGCGGCGATGCGGAATTACTTGCCGGTGGTCTGGCCTGGGAAGTACAACCCCGCTTTTCGCCTGATGGCAAACTGATTTCATATACCAGCGATAAAGACGGAGCAGATAATATATGGATCATGAATGCAGATGGTTCGGGTAAAAGAGCCATTACAAAAGAAAACATCAATTTATTGAATAATGCCGTTTGGACACCCGATGGCCAGTATTTAGTTGCAAGAAAGAATTTCCTAGGCAGAAGAACGAATGCAGCTGGCGAACTTTGGATGTATCATGTTTCTGGCGGATTTGAAGGAACCCAACTGACACAAAGAAAAAGAGGGCAACGAAATCTGGGAGAACCTTTTGTCTCAAAATCAGGCAAAGAATTATATTATAGCGAAGACATTAGCCCCGCCTATTTACAGTACAACAAAGATCCAAATGGAGAAATCTATCAAATCAAAAGATTGATTCTGGAGGATGAAACGGTAGAAAATGTTGCCGGCGGCACTGGTGGAGCAGTAAGGCCTCAGGTTTCTCCAAATGGAAAATATTTGGCTTATGTAAAACGGAATAAGCTAAAGACCAATTTAATGATACAAGATTTAGAAACTGGTGAGGAATTTATCTTGTATGACGATTTATCAAGAGATCTTCAGGAATCTAAAGCTTCGTACGGACTTTATCCTAACTTCAATTGGCTCCCAGACAATAAAACAGTAATATTTTATGCAAAAGGAAAGATCAATAAAATAGATATCCTTTACCAGATGGTACAGGAAATACCGTTTAAGGTAAATGTAAAACAAACTATTTCCGAGGCTTTACATTACGATCAAAAAGTATTTAACGAGGAGTTTGACGCTAAAATGATCAGGCAATTGGTAACTTCGCCAGACCTGAAAAAAGTAGCTTTTAGTGCTGGTGGATATATTTATGTAAAAAACCTTCCCGACGGAAAACCGGAAAGGTTAACGACAGAAACAGACTGGGAATTTGATCCTTGTTTTAGCCCCGACGGTAACTTTATTATTTATACAAGCTGGAACGATGAACTAAAAGGTTCTATTATGAAAATAGATCTTAGCAGTAAAAAAATCGATAAGCTTACGCCGCGAGGAGGATTCTATTACACACCAAAATTCAGCAACAAAGGAGATTTGATCGTTTATAGAAAAGGTGTAGGAAATGATTTGCTGGGCTTCACCTTTTCTAAAAACCCAGGCATTTACACCATATCTGCTAATGGCGGAGAACCTAAATTGATCTTAAAAGAAGGCCTTAAACCGCAATTCAATAAATCAGACAATAGGATATTCTATACGGCAAAAGAAGACGGAAAGAATGCGCTTAAAAGTTGTGATCTTTCCGGCAATAATATCAGAACGCATTATACTACCAAATTGGGAACAGAATTTATTTTAAGTCCTGATAACCGTTGGTTAGCATTTAGCGAGCTTTTTGATATTTATTTAACCCCATTTATTGCGACAGCGAATGGTACAGAGTTGGCTTCCAACACAAAATCGTTCCCTGTTAAAAAGGTGTCTGGCGATGTTGGAAACTACATCCATTGGAACAAAGAAAGCAAGGCTTTGCATTGGACTTTAGGTTCCAGATATTACACCAAAGAAATTAAAGATGCTTTAGCCTTTTCTAATGATACGAAGGATAAATCGGATACGCTTGGTCTAGAAATAGCACTTACATTAAAAACTGATGTACCGCAACATAAAATAGCTTTTAAAGGAGCGACAATCATCACCATGAAGGATAACGAAATTATCCCTAATGGAACGATCCTTATTGATCAGAACAAAATAGTAGCAATCGGAAAAGATAACGAAGTAAACATTCCGGACGATGCAATTGTTTATCCTGCTTACGGAAAAACAATAATACCTGGCTTTATAGATGTACATGCACATCTAAAAACCAGTCCCGACGGAATTATTCCACAGCAAAACTGGGCATATTATGCAAATCTCGCTTATGGAATAACCACAGCTCATGATCCTTCTACCAATATGGAAATGGCATCTAGCCAGGCAGAAATGATTAAAGCCGGTAGATTGGTTGGTCCCCGTCTTTTTGCAGCAGGTTCCATTACCGGAGATAAGGACACCGAAATTAAAACCGGGTTTCAGAATTTGGCAGAAATAAAATCTCACCTGAAAAGAATGCAGGCTATTGGAACCTTTACTTTAAAATCCAGTGGTTTGTACAGAAGAGATCAGAGACAACAACTTGTTCAGGCTGCCCGAGAACAAAAAATGATGATCATCCCCGAAGGAGAATACGACTTTTTCACAAGCATGAATATGATTGCCGATGGACATAGCAGTATTGAACATAACATTCCTGTATTACCGGTTTATAAAGATGTATCGCAGTTCTGGAACGCCAGCAAAACTTCTTATACACCAACTTTAATTATTGCCAACGGAAGTCAGTTTGGCGAAAACTATTGGTACGATCGCATCAACGTTTGGGAGAATCAAAAGCTTTTGAACTTTATACCCAGACATTTAGTAGATAGCAAATCAAGAAGAAGAACAACTTCTGAATATGGAGATTATGGCCATATCGACATTTCCCGAGTAGTGAATCAAATAGCTAACGGCGGAACAAAAGTCAATCTAGGTTCAAACGGAAGGTTACAGGGGCTTGGTGCACATTGGGAACTTTGGATGCTTGGACAAGGTGGAATGAAGCCCCACGACATTCTAAAAGTCGCTACTATTAATGGTGCCGAATATCTGGGAATGGATAGAGAATTAGGTTCGTTGGAAAAAGGAAAATTAGCAGATTTAATTGTTTTAAACAGAGACCCCCTTCAGGATATCAGAAATACAGAAAGCATCAAGTATGTAATGGTAAATGGCAGACTTTATGATGCTGAATCGATGAATGAGCTTGGACAGGATATCAAACCGATAAACAAATTCTGGTGGCAATTCAATAATAGCGAGAACTACATGGATTTCAGTAAAAATGCGGAAACATGGACCTTCTCTGTTCCTGATTGCGAATAA